In Leptospira perdikensis, the genomic window AACATCTGAACCAAGTGCTCCACCATAACCTTGAGGAGTTGTACCTTCAGTGTTAGATGCACGTGATGCACCACTAGTTCCAATTACAACAATACCACCCCAATCGCCAGGAAAACGAGAACCGAGTGCACTTGCTGAAGACCAACAAATTGGATCAGCTGCGGTTCCATTGGCAACTAACTTGGATCCTTGTTTAAAGAAAATAGAAGATCCTCTTTGGCCAAAAATTGCCGTACCAGGAGTTACAGTAATCGTTGCACCTGTTTCTACAAACACGGTACCTTGTAATAAGATTCCACCAGACCACGTCTCTGATCCAGAAATGGAACCAGATTTAATTACTGGACCACCCAAAAGACGATTACCATCGCAAACATTTTCTCCGATAGTCGGGCTCACGATAGGATACTCACCCTTAACAAAAATGTTCACTGATTTTATAGTTACAGAATAACCAGCTGCGGTTACAGGGAATGCTCCCACATTAGTTCTGTTAGTTAGATCAATATTAACACCAAGTGCACCATCACCTAATGAGTTAGTGAAAGCACTTCCAGCAAGAGCTGTAACAGTTGAACAAGAAGTTGTATTATCTGCACCTACTGCTTCTACAGCGGATAAAGTGAGATTCCCTGTTAGTGAGTTTAATCGAAAACTTAATACGAATTCACCGTCAAGAGCGCCTGCTCCCGCTGCAGCTACGTATGAGTTTGTTTGACAGGTAGTAAAGTCAGAAAGTGCTGATTGCCCACTTGATAAGATTCCGCTTGTGTCAGAAACAGTAACTTTTCCGTCTTTTATCGGTAGTCCACCAGAAGTTTTCAAAGTTCCTGTTAACACCACCGTATACTCTGGTTGGTTTAACAAAAATGCCAAACCAGCGAAGAGAAGTGAGTTATCATCCTTCTTCTTTTCACAATTCACCGCAGTTAAGCCCATCATTGCTATGATAGCCAAAACTAGGCTTTTATTGATAAATTTTTTCATTTTAAATCCTCTTTCGAAAAACTCGAATTTGTTTGGCTAGCGGGTCTTCCCGAAAGGGGTTCGTAAAAATTCTCCCTCTAGCTACAGGAAACTATGTTCTTTATTTGTTACAAGGGAATGACAAGCCGGTGAAGGTTGTATGAAGGTTTGGTTAAAGGAGGATTAACGTTTGATTCGTTGTAAGATTTTTACGAGGTTACTTTTGATTCGGCGGATTTGGTCAGGAGTTAGTTGGAGGTCTCCTTTTTCAGCTTTTTCAATAACAAGTTCTGCTTTTGTAATAAAGGTAACTGCTTCTTCATCAATTGCTTCTTTTGATTTTTGTTTTTCTCGGTAGGCATCTAAAACCTTTTGTACGTCCAAAAGTTCTTTAGAAATCCCACCGATCGTTATGTTCAGTTCAACTATGTTTTCATCCATTGTAGATTAATATTCGATACTATAATTGTTAACTTAAACGTTCTTGTTGTTATTGATATAAAACATCTATAAATTTCTTTTTTGCATCCAAATGTTCTTTGAATGTCGCAGAAAAATAATGAGAACCATCTGGTTTTAATAAAAAGAATAACTTATCTGATTTTACTGGTTTGAAAGACGCTTCTAAGGCCGGTAAACCAGGATTAGAAATAGGTCCCGGTGGCCATCCGCCATTGATGTATGTATTGTATGGAGATACAATTTTTAGATCGGATTCAAAGAGTCTTTTTTTGGGTTTATCAAATAAATATTGGATGGTCGCACAAGATTCCAAATTAATATTTTTTTCAATCCGAGTGAGAAAAACACCTGCCATCATTGGCCTTTCTTCTTTTCTTACAGCTTCTCTCTCTACAATTGATGCAAGAACCACACGAAAATGTAGGTCGGCCGGTTTGATGTCTTTTGCCTCTGGAATGGATTCTAGTTTTTTATAGAATCGTTTGATCATCATCTCTGTGATTCTTTCCAAAGGATAATTCAAAGGAACTGAATAAGTTTCAGGAAATAAATATCCCTCTAATGTTTTTGCTGGAATATTGTATTTTGTAAGTAATGCCTGGCTTTGAGCCACTTTCAAAAATTCTTCTCTGGAGATGGCGAGTTTTTTGGAAACCAACAAGTCTCCAATCTGACGATTGTTATATCCTTCTGGAACAGTAAAATTAACTAGTTTCACTTTACCTGAGATGATGACATCTAGAATTTTACGTGAACTCATTCCGTCATTGATGTCATAAACACCTTGTTTGATTTTATTTCCGGCCCTAGTAAACTTCATTAAATAATTGAAGTATACGGACGATTTAATCATTCCTGCAGCAGCTAACTCTCTTACTACACTCGAAGATGGTTCTCCTGAATCGATGATGAGTTCATATTTATTTTGACCATCGCCCACTGCCCCACCTTTGATTTCGTCGACAACGAAAAATCCAATTAAGGCCAAAACCAGCAGTAAAGAAACACCAAGTCCTGATAGAATCAGGTATTTTTTAAGTTTCGAGTTCATTCCATCCCCATTCTCTTTGTTATATCGACAATTACCAAATCTTTTTTAGGGTCTTACGACCGGTTCCATTTCCAATCGAACAGAAAATTTTTCAAATACACTCCGTCTGACCGATTCGGCCATTTCCAGTAGTGCAGCTGTTGTTCCTGCTATATTGATTAGACCCAAACAATGGTTCTCTGAGATACCCACCCCACCCGGATATTTCGTTCCTTTTTGAATTCCTGAGTTTTCAATAAGCCACGCTGCAGAAATTTTTTTAAATCCCGGTGATTCCGGATATACCGGCGGGTTTTCAAAACCAAGATCTTCTGCGGTTTTCAAAAATTGTCCGGTTTCCTCATCCGATAAAATGGGGTTAGTAAAAAAAGATCCCGCAGAACGAGTGTTTGGATCATTTTCATCCAACACCATAGACTTTTTCTTTCTCAGTTGAATCACTAAACTT contains:
- the mltG gene encoding endolytic transglycosylase MltG — protein: MNSKLKKYLILSGLGVSLLLVLALIGFFVVDEIKGGAVGDGQNKYELIIDSGEPSSSVVRELAAAGMIKSSVYFNYLMKFTRAGNKIKQGVYDINDGMSSRKILDVIISGKVKLVNFTVPEGYNNRQIGDLLVSKKLAISREEFLKVAQSQALLTKYNIPAKTLEGYLFPETYSVPLNYPLERITEMMIKRFYKKLESIPEAKDIKPADLHFRVVLASIVEREAVRKEERPMMAGVFLTRIEKNINLESCATIQYLFDKPKKRLFESDLKIVSPYNTYINGGWPPGPISNPGLPALEASFKPVKSDKLFFLLKPDGSHYFSATFKEHLDAKKKFIDVLYQ